The following DNA comes from Patagioenas fasciata isolate bPatFas1 chromosome 34, bPatFas1.hap1, whole genome shotgun sequence.
caaagggTTGCCCTGCATGTCCACGGGCAGCAGCGCCCGCGGCGCCGCCAGCGCCCCGGGCTCCTCCAGCGCCTCGTAGGGCGACGCGAAGTCCTCGGAGGACTCGCAGAAGTTCACCTGCTCCTCCAGCTtggggggcgcggcggcggcggcgcccgcgGGCCCCTCGGCCGGGTCCTCGTCCTCCTCGCAGGTCAGCACCAGGTCCTCCTGCAGCCACTCCTGCTTCACGTAGACCCACTGCTTGTGCGGGACGATGCTGGGCTGCACGTAGAGGGGGCGCCGGGGGTCCCCGTCGTCCGCGCCCGGCGCCTCGGGGTCCGCGCGCGGCGGCGCCGCCCTGGGGGGCTCGGGGGCGTCGCGGGGGCTGCAGTAGTTGGTGCTGCTGGGGGACTGGCTGTCGCTGGAGGGGCCGCGcagggacgaggaggaggaggcggaggaggcgGAGGACGGCGGCCCCGGCGCCGCGCGGCGCTCGCGGAGCAGCTCGGTGCACTTGTCCACGATGTGCCACATCTGCAGGACGCTGCCCACCGTCAGCAGGTTGACGACGTCCTCGGGCGCCATGGATAGGCGGCCCGTGTAGGCCGAGCCCAGCACGGTCTCGAAGGCGCCGGGGTCCATGGCGCCGGGGAGCACGATGGTGCTCATGTTCTTGAGCAGCACCTGGTCGTGGAAGAAGGGCGAGGAGGCGGCCAGCACGGCGCGGTGCGCGCGGAACACGCGGCCCTGCACGTGGATGGAGACGTCGCACAGCGTCCCCTCCTGGCGCTGCCGgttcaggttggccaggagcgcGCCCGGCACCTCGGGGAAGTCCACGTGCACCAGCGCCGGGCTGCGCGCCATGGCGGCTCTGCGGGCGACACGGCCGTCGGGACGGGACACGGGCGCCCACCCGAACCCGCTCCGAACCCCCGAGTTCTGACCCAAACCCGCTCCGAACCCCCGAGTTCTGACCCAAACCAGCTCCGAACCCCCGAGTTCTGACCCAAACCAGCTCCAAAATGCTCAATTCTGACCCAAACTGGTGCGAAACCCCTGAGTTCTGACCCAAACCTTTTCCAAACCGGCTCCACAACCACTGAGTTCTGACCCAAACCGGCTCCGAAACGCTCAATTCGGACCCAAACTGGCTCCAAAACCACTGAGTTCTGACCCAAACTGGCTCCAAAACCACTGAGTTCTGACCCAAACTGGAGCCAAAACCACTGAGTTCTGACCCAAACTGGCACCAAAACCACTGAGTTCTGACCCAAACTGGCTCCAAACCACTGAGTTCTGACCCAAACTGGCTCCAAACCACTGAGTTCTGACCCAAACTGGCTCCAAGCCCCGAGTTCTCACCAATCCGGCTCCGAATCTATCGGCTCTGCCCCACGTTTTCACCAAACCCCCACAATTGTGCCCCAAAACCTCTGCAATCTGCTCCCAACCCCCATATGGCCCCTATAGCCCCCTCTTCCCTATAGCACCAACCTATGCACCCAGTCCCCATGGCTCCTATGGATCCCATAGCACTCCCACAgcccctatagaccccatagCACTCCCATGGCCCctacagcccccacagcccctatagaccccatagCACTCCCAccacccctatagaccccatagCACTCCCAccacccctatagaccccatagCGCTCTCACAGCCCCTAtagcccccacagtgctcccacagcccctatagcccccacagtgctcccatGGCCCCTATAGACCCCACAGTGCTCCCACGGCCCCTATAGACCCCACAGTGCTCCCACAGCCCCTATAGACCCCACAGTGCTCCCACGGCCCCTATAGACCCCACAGTGCTCCCACGGCCCCTAAAGCCCCCATAGCGCTCTCACAGCCCCTAtagcccccacagtgctcccacGGCCCCTATAGACCCCACAGTGCTCCCACGGCCCCTAtagcccccacagtgctcccatGGCCCCTATAGCCCCACGGCCCCTATAGCCCCCACACCACACTCCCTGTACCCCAGGTCCCTAAAGCCCCTATAGACTCCCCCACACCCCTATAG
Coding sequences within:
- the ZBTB22 gene encoding zinc finger and BTB domain-containing protein 22 — translated: MARSPALVHVDFPEVPGALLANLNRQRQEGTLCDVSIHVQGRVFRAHRAVLAASSPFFHDQVLLKNMSTIVLPGAMDPGAFETVLGSAYTGRLSMAPEDVVNLLTVGSVLQMWHIVDKCTELLRERRAAPGPPSSASSASSSSSLRGPSSDSQSPSSTNYCSPRDAPEPPRAAPPRADPEAPGADDGDPRRPLYVQPSIVPHKQWVYVKQEWLQEDLVLTCEEDEDPAEGPAGAAAAAPPKLEEQVNFCESSEDFASPYEALEEPGALAAPRALLPVDMQGNPLLALGAAQHGAVAVAGGAGDGAKIFMCHCGKAFSHRSMRDRHVNMHLNLRPFGCPLCAKKFKMKHHLTEHMKTHTGLKPYACDACAKRFMWRDSFMRHRGHCERRHRHGGNGNGNGGNGNGAGGEWGEGGGDGGGGGKG